In Paralichthys olivaceus isolate ysfri-2021 chromosome 12, ASM2471397v2, whole genome shotgun sequence, the genomic window GTTTAAAACACCGGCAAAAACATTACACAGTTTTTTAATTACAAAAACACTAAAGTTAGAAAATGTAAGTAAAGAAAAGTTGTGCCTGACAAGAAAGAAATCCTGTTTTCAAATCTTAATCTTGCTTAATCCTGGGGAGgtactgaaaaaaaacaagaaatagtATTGTGCACCATAACCCCAATAGTAGAACTATGTGCACATATTATAAATCtttatgtacatttatttttagctttATTGCGTACCCTGATGTCCAGTATCCAGAAGCTTCCAGTGGAcgcacatgcaaacatacagGAGGATACAGAAACAATGATGACCAGCATAAACATATACTGTGTACTATAAACAGGTAAGTAGGTATTATATAAACACAGTTGGTTTGTGTACATTACGAACTGTATATGTTTAGCTTTGATTATGTAAATGCTGCCATACATTTTATATTCTACTGCGTGTGTCTTTACAGTGTTAAAGTGCAGGTGCACTacgcaaataaaaaaaacatgttagaaACTATAAAGAAAAGGACAGTTTAAAATAAGCgtttaaaaagtcaaacatgtactttaatcaatcaaattgtatttgtccAGCTTTTTGTCTCATTAGGCTTCTGTGATGTTTCATCTCTAATCAAACAAATCTGTCAATTAGACAAAATTTTAGAAACGTCAAGCagtgaaatgataaaaaaaaaactcaaattcgaaaatgtaataaaaaaatttatttgaaaaaaatctaaatcaaatcaaataattctTTATAAATCCCACTATGTTGACATTTGTCACATTACAGCAGTAAAAATACAAAGCACCagttaaaaaagtaataaataagtaaataggAATAATATTCAAAATGTAAACAGGATATACACAAGTatatatacaatttaaataGAATATATTGTAAACATTACTGTTTCATACAGTAGTtggatcttttattttttagtaaTTCCAAGTAACTGGAAACACAAATTATTAatgttagttttattttcatcttgttGGTTGTACAGAGACAAAAACGTTTTAATCTGAAAAGAGTTCAACaattatataaacacatttataacttatttacatgtatatatacataacGTGATTACAGTGAGACCCCCGCCTATTGGTTCAGTCCGAAAGCGACGCGTCCTCTGATTGGTCCACTCTCTTCTTCGGGACCTTTGACCTCCGGCGCTGACTTCCTGTGCAGCAGGTTGTAAACACGGACTGGTTCAGAGAAGAGAAGACACGTTCCTGAACTCTGACACAGTTCAGCCGAGCGCGCGACAgaagacacagaggacacagaagGATGCGGACTCTCGGCTGAAGCCTCACGGTGAGTGACGGAGGACGTTTGTCGCTAATTCGCTTTGTAACGCTGAGCTaacggagctaagctaaccggAGCTGCAggtgtttccagatgttttggcagCAGTTGACAGATGAGCAGTGATGTGAGGAGTCAACACATTGTTCTGTCGCTCGTGTGAGACACAGATGGAGGAGGTGTTCACGTGGAAACTGTCTTTAACCAcaaatatctataaatataaGAGTTGAGCTTATTCGATGAAGCATTGAGGTTTGTGTTTCTATATGAAAAGAGGATTAGATAGACAgatactttctttctttcaaagcTGTCACTGCATAGAAGTAATGGAGATATTTAATACAATATTTAGGTATTTAAGGTTTGTGTTTCCTCCcacttcctctctgcagcaTGTTTAGCTGCCTCTTCGGACCTTATCTTCAGTCATGGCAGGAGTTTTCCAAAGAGCGTCAAAACTGAGGACAGCTCTGAGAAATCTGAGCTCCTGTGGAACCTTCTCATCTACAGCCATAACCAGACGCTCACCTGCAGACCTCCGCAGTCCGTCTCTCCTCTGTGGATCTGGGCAGTGTGGAGCCTCCACTCGCAGGCTACACGCTGAGGCAGATGGACAGAAGCCGTCTCCAGCCGCAGCCCCAGAGAGGCGGCCCTTCTCCAGAGTGACTCCAGAAGATTTGGCCTTCTTCAGAAAGGTCCTACCAGGCGGGACCATCACTGACCCAGACCTGCTGGAGTCGAGCAATGAAGACTGGCTCAAATCAGTGAgaggtgatgatgaagagtTGAAATCAGCATCAGGACTTATTTTATTATACAAGTGACGTTATATAATATGTGTTTCTTCTGCAGGTTCCAGTGAAGTGTTGTTGAGACCTCAGACAACAGAGGAAGTTTCTCAAATTCTCAGGTAAATAACAGTGAGAAGTAGACTTGATACAAAAACAAGACATGTTTtttcaaagtattttatttattttcccttcTGCAGTTATTGTAACAGTCGTAACCTGGCAGTCAACACTCAGGGAGGCAACACTGGGCTGGTTTCAGGCAGCGTCCCAGTCTACGATGAGATCATCCTCTCCACTGCTCTCATGAACAACATCCTGAAGTTTGATAGCATCTCAGGTAGGTTCAAATTAACAAAATACTCACGTGGTCAATgaagaaacatttagaaaatcaGTTATAAATGATTATTACTAACAGAAGCATGTTCCCTGTGTTAATAATCCTGATGTATGAAGCTGTAGACATTTCTAACATATAAAATAAGTTTACAGAGAACCACATTGTTGGATCTCTGTCTAAATAACTCCACACTTCACTCTCACTGAAGTAGATCAGTGGTTATCCAGGCGTACTACTGTGTATACATACGtacatataaacacactgacagtcCTACAATCACAGTCAGAATTCTCCTTCACTTTGTTTCAGGTATTCTAACCTGCCAGGCAGGTTGTGTCCTGGAAAACTTGTCCCTCTACCTGGAGGACAGAGACTACATCATGCCACTGGATCTGGGGTCAAAAGGCAGCTGCCAAATTGGAGGCAACGTGGCAACAAATGCAGGCGGACTGCGGCTGCTGCGGTACGGCTCCTTACACGGGACCGTGCTGGGTCTGGAAGCGGTGAGTGGAGTAAACCACTGCGAGACTTTCTCCATCTTCAACACCAAGTCTGGTGATAAATCCATGGAGGAGAAGTGTGAGCTCACAAGATTCTGATGATAAAGAattgatttaatgtgttttgatgtgtgtgacATGTACAGGTGTTGGCAGATGGGCGGGTGCTGGACTGTTTGACCACGCTGCGGAAAGATAACACCGGGTATGACCTCAAACAGCTGTTCATAGGGTCAGAGGGTACACTGGGAGTCATTACAGCCGTGTCGATTCTTTGTCCTCGGAAACCAAAATCTGTCAACGTGGTTTTCCTGGGTAGGTTATTTTTCTTCGTCACTCAGATTTGGAGGTAAAAACAGTGACTTTAATAATGTTAATGAATTTCTTCTTGTACATCACAGCTAAATCTagttacctgtgtgtgtttttaggcTGTGAGACCTTCGAGAAGCTACTGCAGACGTTTCAGCTCTGCAGAGGCATGCTGGGAGAAATCCTGTCAGCTTTTGAGTTCCTGGACAGTGAATGTATGAGGCTGCTGAACACGCACCTCAAAATACCTAATCCCATTTCTGgtaggcgcacacacacacacacacacacacacacacacacacacacactcccactccCACTCACGCATAACAAAAGGTTTTCACAAAGTTGACGTACTAGATTTTTATGAGACCTTTCTGGAATGTTTATAAATGCTGATAAGTAAGGCATTAATTAGTCCCATATAAATATAATTGAGTGATAACATGGTTAACAAGCTTCATGTGCCATTTTCAagtatatgtgtatttattaacAATCATAATCTTTATCAGTTGTGGATAAGGGAGGATTTGACTTAAAGTTTACAACCTCGTGTTAAAACTCTTTATTAGTGTTTTTAtgtcactgacacacatcaacccccccccccctgcagccTGCCCATTCTACATCGTCATAGAAACATCTGGATCCGACGCGACACACGATGGAGAAAAACTCCACAACTTTCTCGAAGAGGCGATGACCTCTTTGTTTATCACTGATGGAACTGTGGCGACTGAGGATTCAAAAATAAAGGTAACTTACTTACACACAGATGAacacaaactagaatggcacagaGTCGAATGCTCTCTCTTCAATCAATGTTGTGTCCATGTctcacccttccaccaagttttgtggattTTTCCCCATAGTTTTTGGGAAGGGCCCAGAAATGAATAATGATTTGTTCCCACTTCTATCTGTTCAGGCTCTGTGGTCGATGAGGGAACGCGTCACAGAGGCGCTGACTCACGAGGGCTACACGTACAAGTATGACATCTCACTTCCAGTGGAGCAGATCTACCAGCTGGTGACAGACATGAGGAAGCACGTGGGCAGCCGAGCCAAGAGTGTGGTGGGGTACGGACACGTAGGTAAGAGCAGAGGATGGAAAAAGATTATTTTTAGTCTGTAGAAGGGAAATAGTTGCCTGAATGAAAGAGACTTTCTTGGCATCTCTTTGGTTACCATACCTACAACAATTTATCTGCATTTTGAAATTCCGTTTACTTCACTCACACCCAATCTCTTACAATCTCCTCCTGAAGGTGATGGCAACCTCCACTTAAACATCACATCTCCTGCCAAAGACCCGTCTCTCCTCGCTGCCATCGAGCCGTTTGTCTACGAGTGGACGGCCAGTTACCAGGGCAGCATCAGCGCTGAGCACGGACTGGGCCTGAAGAAGAGGAACTACATCTACTACAGTAAACCCAGCCAGGCCGTGGCTCTTATGGGCAACATCAAAACCATGCTAGACCCCAAAGGCATCCTCAACCCGTACAAGACTTTACCAGACAACCTCAAATGACCTCACAACctcgctgctgctgtggagtAAAAATGTCTCAGAATCTCACGCGGGACTGATCTCCACATGGTTTTAATGCAGCTCATGCCGTCATCTTCCTGAACTGCAGGTTTTGCACATCCAGCAAGTTTCACATCTTTACATAAAGGCACAATGTATCGCTGTAAACTTTGGTGAGGCTACAAGTAGCAGAGGATGATTAGTATTTGGATTtacttaaactgtaaaatgacttaGACAATCTGTAACTGTTGGACAGCTTTTGATTGTGCCAGCAGTTTTCAAAATCACATCTTGAATTGAAAAGTTAAATCCCCCACACAAGGAAATGTAAACCTTGTTAATAAATGGGTGCAGAGGTGATAATTATGTATAGGAATAAATTAAAGATGAAGCTTTATGTTGTAGAATCCAGCATTTGACTTAAGAACCAGAGAACTTGTGTCACTCTGCAGCCACAGGTTAGAAAGATCATCTGGCCACTGTTTTAAGAGCCTTTCCTTTAAAATGACCTAGAAAATGAAGTTTTCTAAAATCATAAAACAGCAAACAGTTGAGCAAGAATgcagtaaatgttttattacatataaaaaagacaaagcaaaatttgtttttttcaaaacaagttTGTTTGTAACCACACTCCTCagtaactgtattttttaaataaaaactgtttccaAATGAAGATGGAGCGTTAATTTTCCATTATTCAGGGGACCTGTACAGTGTTATGCATTATGGGAGACGAGAGGAGTGAATAGAGGCCCAGCTCGCAACATAAAGTCTTCACCTCCAGtgtcttatttaaaaaaaaaaaaaaaaaatcagcacaAACAGGTCTTCCTTGATTCCTCTCTGCTGACAGAGAAGACTTTTACAGTGAGTTTATGACGTGTCAGGCAGAGAGGAACACGTCAGTTCATATTCTTATAAGATACAGAATCATTCCTATTGTCAGGAGCTTACTGTGTTTGTTGCAGGAAGCACCAGAATAAACAAGTAACATTTGTGGTGCTTCTTCTCCTCAGCTCGATTCCTTTTCCTCAACAAATTGTTTCTTTCTAGCTTCATTAATGACAACATGGGTATAGAACATTCATTGGCATCAATACTTGTATATAAAGTCAGTCCATTTCACGCACCATCAGTCTTACATATCCTCAGTAGTGTGGTAGTAGTGGAGCTCTAGTACATAAATATCATACTACGTTTAAAAAGTTTCAAAACAGTTGTTTCTATTGgctcttttccttttgttaGTGTGTgcttggtgtgtgtttgtggcgtTTGTTGGCATGGTGTGATAAAGCTAAATGAGTGAAAATATTTCCGATTGTCTCTGAGCGAAATGCTCGGACCACGCGCCAAAACCAGTGGCTGGGGATCAGAAACTGAACTGTAAGCGACTTCGAATGtcgtgttttgtgtgtgagagacagagaggtgggCGTTAAAGCATCACTACAATATGCCATCTGTGTTGTTCACACTCAGTTCAAGTCAGTGCAAACACATTGGCAACAGGTTTGTGTCCCTTGGCgaaggcagtttttttttccc contains:
- the d2hgdh gene encoding D-2-hydroxyglutarate dehydrogenase, mitochondrial, which produces MAGVFQRASKLRTALRNLSSCGTFSSTAITRRSPADLRSPSLLCGSGQCGASTRRLHAEADGQKPSPAAAPERRPFSRVTPEDLAFFRKVLPGGTITDPDLLESSNEDWLKSVRGSSEVLLRPQTTEEVSQILSYCNSRNLAVNTQGGNTGLVSGSVPVYDEIILSTALMNNILKFDSISGILTCQAGCVLENLSLYLEDRDYIMPLDLGSKGSCQIGGNVATNAGGLRLLRYGSLHGTVLGLEAVLADGRVLDCLTTLRKDNTGYDLKQLFIGSEGTLGVITAVSILCPRKPKSVNVVFLGCETFEKLLQTFQLCRGMLGEILSAFEFLDSECMRLLNTHLKIPNPISACPFYIVIETSGSDATHDGEKLHNFLEEAMTSLFITDGTVATEDSKIKALWSMRERVTEALTHEGYTYKYDISLPVEQIYQLVTDMRKHVGSRAKSVVGYGHVGDGNLHLNITSPAKDPSLLAAIEPFVYEWTASYQGSISAEHGLGLKKRNYIYYSKPSQAVALMGNIKTMLDPKGILNPYKTLPDNLK